From the SAR324 cluster bacterium genome, the window ACCAATACTGGAATATTCTATGCCATTGATTTCAAACGAAGATGGCAATACCCATAAGGTTACGAAAAACATGATCACAGCCATCAGTGCTGACGACAGAATCAACATGTATTTCAAGGCGCTTCCAACATCTTTATCGCCTTTAACTCTGGTTGTCGCGACAGTCACCAGGGCAACAGGGATTCCAATCGCGGAAATCAGAATCGGGAAGAGTAAAGCTTCGAGATTGGCGGCAAACGCTGTAGCTCCAATAACCAGTGCGGCACATGTACTTTCAGCGCACGAACCAAACAAATCTGCACCCATGCCAGCAACATCGCCCACATTGTCGCCAACGTTATCAGCGATAACCGCAGGGTTTCTCGGATCATCTTCGGGAATTCCTTTTTCTACTTTTCCAACCAGGTCTGCGCCAACATCTGCGGCTTTGGTAAAAATCCCACCACCAACACGGGCAAACAGAGCAATGGAAGATCCACCAAGTCCAAAGCCAGCCATCACTTCCATCAGAATGTGCGTGTCAATTTCTGGCATCATCAATTTAAGAAACAGATAAATCAGAATTAAACCCAGTACTGCCAGTCCAACCAGTCCAAAGCCCATGACAGCACCACTGCTCAAAGCCACTCTAAAGGCTTCTGGAAGAGATCGACGAGCCGCCGTTGTGGTTCTTACATTGCCGGCTGTGGCAATTTTCATTCCGATAAAACCTGAAACGATTGAAATCACACAACCCAGCAAAAATGAGATGGCTGTATAAACACCTTCTGATACATGTGGTGTGTGAGGATCATCAATTAAAACGGTGATCAGTGCCGCAAACGCGACCATGAACACGGCCATATAGCGGTATTCCTGAAACAGAAATGCCATGGCACCTTTAGCAATCGCACCGTGAATGAACCGGAGGCGGCTTCCCTCTTCAGGGCTTTCAGCCCCTTCATCAATCGGAATACGTTTTACTCTTGCTGCATAATAAAGTGCGACGCCAAGTCCCAGAAGTGACATCGCAAAAATTATATAGATGACGAAATTACCCATAAAATTCGCTCCGGATGATTTTGATGGTTTATAAAATTATGAATTGAAGGACGGGAATGATTTTTTGACTTTCAAAAATTGAACACTCAAAAAATTCGAGCCACCCTAAAAAAATCGCAATTAAATTGCAAGCCTACTATTTTGAATTAATTATGCGAATTAGGAGTTGAAATAGCTTGTCATTCAGGATTTGACTCTGAATGCAGTGATCTGCAGAGATTTTCTGCATGCCGGATCAAGTCCCGAAGGACACATGTTCCAGTTATCAGTACATTGCTTATCCAACATAATTTTCAACCCCTAATTGGTATTAATCAGAAATTCATAGTAGACAATAAATTCAACATGATAAATGCTGAAAAATTAATATCACCTTGAATTTTAAAGGTGAAAATCTATGTCAAATCGGGAATGATTTCATCAGAAATATGTCAACAAATCCTGCTTGCTAAAATATTTTCAGAAGAGTATGGTCTCATTTTGAGGCTCGGCATTAATTGAAAACCATCCCGAAATGATCAATATTTTCACCTCCTGTTGCAGAAGATAACAACATTGATTGACGAATGTCAAACACTCATATCAATGAGTTGAAATGTCCTATATTTTAGTTCTCCTATTGATGATACTTCCCCTGTTTCTGATTGGAATCGCTCTTGGTGTTTCCCATCTGTTTGCTCCTCAAAATCCCGGATTGATCAAAAATGATGCTTATGAATGTGGTGAGAAGACCATCGGTACTTCCAGACTACCGTTTAATGTGGGTTATTATCTGTTTGCGTTGATGTTTCTGATTTTTGATGTGGAGGCTGCCTTTCTTTTTCCCTGGGCTGTTGTCTTGCGTGAAACAGGAATTATTGGTTTTGTGGAGGCTGGAATCTTTATTTTGATATTACTGACTGGTTTGATTTACGCTTGGAAAAAAGGGGTGCTGGAATGGGTTTAGTGGCACAAATGGATCAAATTTCCGGAGGTTCCTTTATTCTCACACGGATGGATGAAGTGATCAATTGGGCCAGGGCAAACAGTTTATGGCCATTGGTTTTTGGAACAAGTTGCTGTGCTATAGAAATGATGATGGCAACTGGTGCGGCCAGGCATGATCTGGCACGCTTTGGTGCGGAGGTTGTCAGGCCATCACCCAGACAGGCCGATTTGTTGATTTTGGCGGGTACCATTGTGAAACGAATGGCTCCCAGACTTAGAACTTTGTATGAGCAAATGGCAGAGCCTCGATATGTCATTGCGACCGGTGCCTGCACCATTTCCGGCGGACCCTTTGTTTATAATTCCTACACCACTATCCGTGGCGCTGATCAAATTATTCCTGTTGATATCTATGTTCCGGGATGTCCACCAAGGCCTGAATCACTGCTTTATGGAATTCTGGCATTACAGAAAATGATTAAATCAGGGGAGTCTCTCAGAGAGCCTGGAATCAGGAAAAAACCAGTCGTCAGTGAACTCCCACCCGGAGTTAAACTGGAAGATATTACCCTGGAATTGCGGCAGATTCTTGGTGATGAGGGAATAACTAATATCCCGGAGGAAATTGCCCGAAGAGAGTGGTCAACAGGATTATAACGAGTATTTGTCCATAATAAATTGAAATTGATAACAAAATCACGATCTCATGACACTTAAAATATTACTGTGAAATATGGATCAGGAAATACTGTTAGCTCAAATCCGGCAGATCGACCCGCAAAATCAAATTTCCCCCAAAAAAACTGACCTCATTGCTCTTGAAATCACCGCAACATCTTTGCATGAAGTGATGCGAACCATGCGAAAGCAACCTGATCTCAGTTTTGACATGTTATGTTCTCACACCGCGGTGGACTGGTTGGAAAATGGCTTTGAACTGATTTATGTGCTGTATTCCACACAATTCCGACAGTCACTCATGATTATTGTGAATATTCCTCGGGAAAATCCAGTGATACCGACAGTTTCTAACATTTGGCTGGCTGCTGAAGCGCAGGAACGTGAAGTGTTTGATCTGTTTGGTGTTCAGTATGATCACCATCCTGATTTGCGACGACTTTTTCTGGAAGATGATTGGGTCGGGTATCCGATGCGCAAGGATTATAAGGATGATTTCATGTTGGAGTCTGCAGAATGACAGTTCACATCTCCACGCTCAATGATCGCACCACGGTTCCGGAAAATTCCAAAAGTTCATTGAATACCCAGGAATTTTTCATCAACATGGGGCCTCAACATCCTTCAACTCATGGCGTTCTTCGTTTGGTCCTGAAAATGGATGGAGAAACTATCCGTGAAGTCATTCCTGTGTTGGGTTATATTCACAGAAGCATCGAAAAAATATGTGAACACAATACCTATCGTCAAATTGTGCATTTGACGGATCGGATGGATTACCTGTCTGCCGTTATGAACAACTGGGCCGTTTCAATGGCTGTAGAAAAGGCCGCACAGATTGAACTGACCGACAGGATCGAATACATCCGCACAATTTTGGCTGAAATGCAGCGGTTGCAAAGTCACCAACTTTGGTGGGGAGTTACAGGAATGGATCTGGGAGCCTTCACGCCCTTTCTTTATGGATTTCGTGACAGAGAAATGCTGACCGATATTTTTGAAGAAACCATGGGAGCTCGATTGACATTAAACTATATCCAACCTGCCGGTTTGATGTTTGATATACATCCCGATTTTGTCAAAAAAACCAAAGATTATCTTAAATATTTCAAACCAAAACTTGAAGAATATGAGGCTTTGTTGAGTGCTAATCCGATTTTTCAGCAGCGTTTGCGGGACGTTGGCATTTTGGATCGTGAAAAAGCCGTTTCATTGGGGGCCACAGGTCCCGTATTGAGGGCTTGCGGAATACCCTATGATTTAAGACGAGTGGAGCCTTATGGTGTCTATGAGAAGGTTTCCTTTAAAATTGCCGTGGGAAGTGTGGGCGATTGTTGGGACAGATATTCTGTCCGGATGGAAGAAATGAGGCAATCCATTCAAATTATTGAACAATTGATTGATAATATCCCTGAAGGAAAATTCATCACTAAAAAACCTGCGGCAAAAATAACAATTCCTGAAGGCCGTTATTATAGTCAGATGGAAACAGCCAGAGGGGTGCTCGGTGTTCTGATTGTCTCCACAGGTAAAGAAAAACCATATCGCTTCCATCTGCGATCTCCAAATTTTAATAATTTATGGACCATCACCCAGATGGCTCCGGGGTCACGTCTGGGCGATCTGGTGGCTATGGTTTCCACACTGGATCTTGTTATTCCTGATATGGACCGATAAATCTGAGTGTTACATGGATAAGATCAATTCAATATTCTGGAGTTTTACAATGTCTACAAGCCCATGGGAGGTGGAAAGCATTGCGCATCGAGCCGCATCCGCGTTTCAGCAGGGGCATGTTGTCAGCACCGTGGGTTACTTGATGCTGGGATTGTTATTGACAGCCTCATTGATGACTGTGGTTGGAATTGTGCTGATTTATGCGGAAAGAAAAGTTGCCGCGCATTTCCAATGCAGACTTGGGCCGATGAGGGTTGGATGGCATGGGGTGCTTCAACCGCTGGCAGATGCGGTTAAACTTATGCTGAAAGAAGACCTTGTTCCAGCAAAAGCAGACAAAATTTTGCATCTTCTGGCTCCCTATCTCAGTTTGGTGGCAACTGTTCTAACACTTTCGATCATTCCATTGTCTCCATCATTTCAGGTTGTTGATTTGAATATCGGGATAGTTTATGTCCTTGCTGTTACTGGTGTAGGTGTTTTGGGAGTGCTTGTGGGCGGATGGAGTTCAAACAACAAATGGTCCATGCTTGGGGCGATGCGGGCAGGCGCTCAGATTATTTCCTATGAGGTTTCAGCAACATTGTCACTGCTGGTGATTGTTATGCTGGCTGGAAGTCTGAAACTTTCTGATATTGTCATGAGTCAGGCTGATGGCTGGTGGATCTGGAAAGGGCATGGCGTTAGTCTTGTCGCGTTTTTGTTGTTTCTGATTTCCTCAACCGCGGAATTAAACAGGACTCCCTTTGATCTTCCTGAAGGTGAAAGTGAGTTGACAGCAGGATTTCATACTGAATATTCCGGAATGAGATTCGCGTTCTTTTTTCTATCAGAATTTGTCAATATGTTTGTCGCGTCAGCCATGATGGCCACGCTCTTTTTCGGGGGGTGGATGCCTTTTCATATTGGCCAGTGGGAATTTTTTAATGCAGTAATGGACTGGATTCCACCGTTTGTCTGGTTTATGGGTAAAACCAGTTTTTTTATCTTTGTCTATATGTGGTTTAGATGGACCTTTCCCAGATTAAGAGTAGATCAACTCATGCTTTTGGAATGGAAAGTCCTGCTACCTATCGCATTGGCGAATCTGCTTTTGGCAAGTGGAGTTGTCGTTTCAGGATTTCATTTTTGATTATAAAAAATTCAGAAATTACGTTGTGAATGCGTTGAACTGGTAAACTATGGAAAACCTGACTAATTCCGAATCCAGTACTGAGAAAATTGGCGGATTGACTGTGGATGTTGTCATTACACCCAGGATATTTTACAAGGAAAAATCAACAAATGGACCAACACTGGTATGGTCTATTTTGAGGGCTTTGCTCAACGGGATGAGGATTACATTTAAATATCTGAGTCATCCTTCTACCGTTGTGACTCAGCAATATCCTGAAAACAGGGAATCCTTAAAAATGTTAGACAGATTCAGGTCAAGACTGGTTTTTATTTATGAACAGGATGGCTCTCACCATTGCACAGGATGTCGAATTTGTGAGACAGTGTGCCCGAATAAATCCATTCTGATTGATACCATGAAAGGAACTGTCACAGGCAAAACCGAGATTGATCAGTTTATCTGGCGTTGGGATATTTGCACCTTTTGTAATGCTTGTGTTCAGGCGTGCCCACATGGTGCCATTGAAATGGCAAAAGATTTTGAATCTGCCGTGTATGACCGGCGTTTACTGGTCATGAATCTCAATTCCTATGCGGGACCACCCACAAAAGTTCTTGAAAAGATGTCAGAAGAAGATCGGAACAAAGCCAGAGAATTCCGCCCTGTTTATTCAGGGAAAATTCCGATGAATGGGTTTGCACTGGATGGCGTTCAAATAGTTCAACAGGAAAAAGCCAATGTGGAATGACGCGTTTTATACGATTATGTTTTACGGACTCAGCCTGGTAGCTGTTTTGGGTTCTCTGGCAGTAGTCACCACACATTATTTATTAAGGGGCGCCATGTGTCTGGCTGGCGTGCTGGTTGTGAGTTCCGGATTGTATCTATTGCTTGGCTTTGAGTTTCTGGCAGGAATCCAGATACTTGTTTATGTGGGAGGTATTGTGGTTCTGATGGTATTTGCCGTCATGCTCACAAGTTCAGCGGATATGACAGAGTCCTCACCCACCGTTTTTAGAGAATGGTCTGGAATGATCATTTCACTTGCTTTGTTTGTGACTGGGGTCCTGACTTTCGCACATACAGAGTTTCCATTATCA encodes:
- a CDS encoding NADH-quinone oxidoreductase subunit D is translated as MTVHISTLNDRTTVPENSKSSLNTQEFFINMGPQHPSTHGVLRLVLKMDGETIREVIPVLGYIHRSIEKICEHNTYRQIVHLTDRMDYLSAVMNNWAVSMAVEKAAQIELTDRIEYIRTILAEMQRLQSHQLWWGVTGMDLGAFTPFLYGFRDREMLTDIFEETMGARLTLNYIQPAGLMFDIHPDFVKKTKDYLKYFKPKLEEYEALLSANPIFQQRLRDVGILDREKAVSLGATGPVLRACGIPYDLRRVEPYGVYEKVSFKIAVGSVGDCWDRYSVRMEEMRQSIQIIEQLIDNIPEGKFITKKPAAKITIPEGRYYSQMETARGVLGVLIVSTGKEKPYRFHLRSPNFNNLWTITQMAPGSRLGDLVAMVSTLDLVIPDMDR
- a CDS encoding NADH-quinone oxidoreductase subunit B, yielding MGLVAQMDQISGGSFILTRMDEVINWARANSLWPLVFGTSCCAIEMMMATGAARHDLARFGAEVVRPSPRQADLLILAGTIVKRMAPRLRTLYEQMAEPRYVIATGACTISGGPFVYNSYTTIRGADQIIPVDIYVPGCPPRPESLLYGILALQKMIKSGESLREPGIRKKPVVSELPPGVKLEDITLELRQILGDEGITNIPEEIARREWSTGL
- a CDS encoding NADH-quinone oxidoreductase subunit A, coding for MSYILVLLLMILPLFLIGIALGVSHLFAPQNPGLIKNDAYECGEKTIGTSRLPFNVGYYLFALMFLIFDVEAAFLFPWAVVLRETGIIGFVEAGIFILILLTGLIYAWKKGVLEWV
- the nuoH gene encoding NADH-quinone oxidoreductase subunit NuoH; translation: MSTSPWEVESIAHRAASAFQQGHVVSTVGYLMLGLLLTASLMTVVGIVLIYAERKVAAHFQCRLGPMRVGWHGVLQPLADAVKLMLKEDLVPAKADKILHLLAPYLSLVATVLTLSIIPLSPSFQVVDLNIGIVYVLAVTGVGVLGVLVGGWSSNNKWSMLGAMRAGAQIISYEVSATLSLLVIVMLAGSLKLSDIVMSQADGWWIWKGHGVSLVAFLLFLISSTAELNRTPFDLPEGESELTAGFHTEYSGMRFAFFFLSEFVNMFVASAMMATLFFGGWMPFHIGQWEFFNAVMDWIPPFVWFMGKTSFFIFVYMWFRWTFPRLRVDQLMLLEWKVLLPIALANLLLASGVVVSGFHF
- a CDS encoding NADH-quinone oxidoreductase subunit J, which translates into the protein MWNDAFYTIMFYGLSLVAVLGSLAVVTTHYLLRGAMCLAGVLVVSSGLYLLLGFEFLAGIQILVYVGGIVVLMVFAVMLTSSADMTESSPTVFREWSGMIISLALFVTGVLTFAHTEFPLSSSQNSVENDVVELGKKLLDAGSEGYVLPFEIISLLLLAAMIGGIVVSRKKQQSN
- a CDS encoding NADH-quinone oxidoreductase subunit C, which gives rise to MDQEILLAQIRQIDPQNQISPKKTDLIALEITATSLHEVMRTMRKQPDLSFDMLCSHTAVDWLENGFELIYVLYSTQFRQSLMIIVNIPRENPVIPTVSNIWLAAEAQEREVFDLFGVQYDHHPDLRRLFLEDDWVGYPMRKDYKDDFMLESAE
- a CDS encoding 4Fe-4S binding protein, giving the protein MENLTNSESSTEKIGGLTVDVVITPRIFYKEKSTNGPTLVWSILRALLNGMRITFKYLSHPSTVVTQQYPENRESLKMLDRFRSRLVFIYEQDGSHHCTGCRICETVCPNKSILIDTMKGTVTGKTEIDQFIWRWDICTFCNACVQACPHGAIEMAKDFESAVYDRRLLVMNLNSYAGPPTKVLEKMSEEDRNKAREFRPVYSGKIPMNGFALDGVQIVQQEKANVE